The following proteins are encoded in a genomic region of Acidobacteriota bacterium:
- a CDS encoding FtsX-like permease family protein, whose product MANDHRHFADGAAELRRGAGHPGRLSPYRAEPLPFTQILGGDERQTAAAIGAVRDLDANIAVRVYTLTTVLGNTLFLPRLIGSLLAAFALIALILSAVGLYGVSACAVTQRTQEIGVRMALGARTGQVGWMVLRRGLAPLGIGLAAGIWGALTVGRLLESWLVDTAPTDPITQAAVAVLLGGVSVAACVRPARRAARLDPVVALRHE is encoded by the coding sequence ACGGTGCGGCAGAGCTTCGGCGCGGCGCCGGCCATCCCGGTCGCCTATCTCCCTACCGTGCGGAACCGCTCCCCTTCACGCAGATTCTCGGGGGTGACGAGCGGCAGACCGCCGCGGCGATCGGCGCGGTGCGCGATCTCGACGCGAACATAGCAGTTCGTGTCTACACGTTAACCACCGTGCTCGGGAACACGCTGTTTCTGCCACGCCTTATAGGTTCGCTGCTCGCCGCGTTCGCATTGATCGCGCTGATCCTGTCGGCCGTCGGCCTGTACGGCGTGTCCGCCTGCGCCGTGACGCAGCGCACGCAGGAGATCGGCGTGCGAATGGCGCTCGGCGCCCGCACCGGTCAGGTGGGCTGGATGGTGTTGCGCCGCGGCCTCGCCCCCCTGGGCATCGGACTCGCCGCCGGCATCTGGGGCGCGCTGACCGTCGGCCGGCTGCTGGAGAGCTGGCTCGTCGACACCGCGCCCACCGATCCGATCACCCAGGCGGCCGTCGCCGTCCTTCTGGGCGGCGTGTCGGTGGCGGCGTGCGTCCGGCCCGCGCGACGCGCGGCGCGGCTCGATCCGGTGGTCGCGCTACGTCACGAGTAG